In Phycisphaeraceae bacterium, a genomic segment contains:
- a CDS encoding DUF503 domain-containing protein encodes MEWTEGTALIVGILQFELMIHDAQSLKDKRRVVRSVKDRLHREHQVSVAEVDAQERADLAVLGLAMVGGDGRYIGQTLDRITEKLRSLHDAELGNMRRELLYGAAGPEALTEDDANSFEGIEREMLRRAEQEPEGLE; translated from the coding sequence TTGGAATGGACGGAGGGAACTGCGCTGATCGTCGGCATTCTTCAGTTTGAGTTGATGATCCATGACGCCCAATCGCTCAAGGACAAGCGGCGGGTGGTGCGGTCGGTGAAGGATCGCCTGCATCGGGAGCATCAGGTGAGTGTGGCGGAAGTTGATGCGCAGGAGCGGGCAGATCTGGCAGTGCTTGGGCTGGCGATGGTTGGTGGAGACGGGCGGTACATCGGTCAGACGCTTGATCGAATCACCGAGAAGCTGCGATCGTTGCACGATGCGGAACTGGGGAACATGCGGCGGGAACTCTTGTATGGGGCTGCGGGGCCTGAGGCGTTGACTGAAGACGATGCCAATTCCTTTGAAGGGATCGAACGTGAGATGCTGCGTCGAGCCGAGCAAGAGCCGGAGGGGCTGGAGTGA
- the infB gene encoding translation initiation factor IF-2, translating into MAKRVFEVAKELGITSKAIVEKCRAEGIPEAVIKNHMSTVSAGLEATFHDWFRAGDAGGTAVETAEKVDIEKVRQKVVRKAKPLSKPDDEPMMPAPDTAVSVGANGESHRAVASSGPASVPQTVAVRAEPVPTEAVKAPEKKQAEPREDLSSDGGNVATKVPVGRDVGDRAPEKAASSAAPMNVPTRPQVVKPAGPQLGERERVKLSGPKVVRVEAPEPVEPARPRRSPPRDGGGGQGVGAPGFAPAMPSSDDDRGRSPRRGGAPGGGGGSKRRGVASSGRGSDGTWSEQDLAEREMKLQRAGGFLRQKRQQLKRQEGERSQSAAEAGGKITIAEPFTIKELSAATGVKGADIVKQLFLQGVMATINSGIDKLKAQEIMLEYDIELDVVESKSAEQRVSDSFVDRTVVDLKSRGPVVTILGHVDHGKTSLLDRIRNANVAEGEAGGITQATSAFRVPLRFGDEDKHIVFIDTPGHEAFTSMRARGAHVTDIVVLVIAADDGVMPQTIESISHAKAAKVPIIVALNKIDKAEATDGNIQRIMGQLAEHGLNPVEWGGQTEVVRTSALKNTGIQDLLEVLDLTAQMLELTSDFGGAARGTVIEARPEEGRGNVANILVQDGLLKVGDFIVLGRAFGRVRDITDDRGRRLKEASPPMPVQISGIDALPDAGDKFFVTDTLKKAEQAAEQRRERERHEQLAQPKVTLDSLFSQMAEVGLKEILVVLKADVQGSVDVIRNEIEKISSPEVKVRVLHAAVGGITESDVILAEASKAIIVGFNVIPSGKARRMSEDKGVEIRSYRVIYNITDDIRKAAEGLLAPDVREEVLGHAEVRQVFKITRVGAIAGCYVTDGTVERDAMIRVTRNDIVVEHDRKLEQLKRFKDDAKEVRAGMECGMKIAGYDDIKAGDIIECYKNVEVKRTL; encoded by the coding sequence TTGGCAAAGCGGGTTTTTGAAGTTGCGAAGGAACTGGGGATCACATCGAAGGCGATCGTGGAGAAGTGCCGCGCGGAGGGAATTCCCGAAGCAGTCATCAAGAACCACATGTCGACGGTGTCAGCCGGTTTGGAAGCGACGTTTCACGATTGGTTCCGCGCGGGTGACGCCGGCGGCACGGCTGTGGAGACGGCGGAGAAGGTAGACATTGAGAAGGTGCGACAGAAGGTGGTGCGTAAGGCCAAGCCGCTGTCGAAACCTGATGATGAACCGATGATGCCGGCGCCTGATACGGCGGTGTCTGTCGGTGCGAACGGCGAGAGCCATCGCGCGGTGGCGAGTAGTGGGCCGGCGAGCGTGCCTCAAACTGTTGCGGTGCGGGCTGAACCAGTGCCAACGGAGGCGGTCAAAGCACCGGAGAAGAAGCAGGCAGAGCCTCGAGAAGACCTTTCGAGCGATGGCGGGAATGTGGCCACGAAGGTGCCTGTTGGTCGGGATGTCGGCGATCGTGCGCCGGAGAAGGCTGCTTCGAGCGCGGCGCCGATGAATGTTCCGACACGGCCTCAGGTGGTCAAGCCGGCGGGGCCTCAGTTGGGTGAGCGCGAGCGTGTAAAGCTGTCGGGTCCGAAGGTTGTGCGTGTGGAGGCGCCTGAGCCTGTGGAACCGGCTCGTCCAAGGCGGAGTCCGCCTCGCGATGGTGGTGGTGGGCAAGGGGTTGGCGCGCCTGGATTCGCTCCGGCGATGCCGTCATCAGACGATGACCGTGGGCGGAGTCCGCGGCGTGGGGGTGCACCTGGTGGTGGAGGTGGTTCGAAGCGTCGTGGAGTTGCGTCATCGGGTCGCGGGAGCGACGGGACCTGGTCGGAGCAGGATCTGGCTGAGCGTGAGATGAAGTTGCAGCGTGCTGGCGGGTTCCTGAGGCAGAAGCGTCAGCAGCTCAAGCGTCAGGAAGGCGAACGAAGCCAGTCGGCAGCAGAAGCGGGCGGCAAGATCACGATAGCCGAGCCTTTCACGATCAAGGAACTGTCGGCCGCTACAGGCGTGAAGGGCGCGGACATTGTCAAGCAACTGTTTCTGCAGGGCGTGATGGCGACGATCAATTCGGGGATCGACAAGCTCAAGGCCCAGGAAATCATGCTCGAATACGACATTGAACTTGATGTCGTGGAATCGAAGAGCGCAGAGCAGCGTGTTTCGGATTCGTTTGTTGATCGGACAGTGGTCGACCTGAAGTCTCGCGGCCCGGTGGTGACGATTCTGGGTCACGTCGATCATGGCAAGACGAGCCTGCTGGATCGGATTCGCAATGCGAATGTTGCGGAAGGCGAGGCTGGGGGCATTACGCAGGCGACGAGCGCGTTCCGCGTGCCTCTGAGGTTTGGCGACGAGGACAAGCACATTGTGTTCATTGATACGCCGGGGCACGAGGCGTTTACGTCGATGCGTGCGCGTGGTGCGCATGTTACGGACATCGTGGTGCTGGTGATTGCAGCCGATGACGGCGTGATGCCTCAGACGATTGAATCGATCAGCCACGCCAAGGCTGCGAAGGTTCCGATCATTGTTGCGCTCAACAAGATCGACAAGGCCGAGGCGACGGATGGGAACATTCAGCGCATCATGGGCCAGTTGGCCGAGCATGGGCTGAACCCGGTCGAGTGGGGTGGACAGACGGAAGTCGTGCGAACGAGTGCGTTGAAGAACACGGGGATTCAGGACTTGCTGGAGGTTCTGGATCTGACGGCGCAGATGCTGGAGTTGACATCGGACTTTGGCGGCGCTGCGCGTGGAACGGTGATCGAGGCCAGACCCGAAGAGGGTCGCGGCAATGTCGCGAATATTCTGGTGCAGGACGGCTTGCTCAAGGTCGGAGATTTCATTGTGCTGGGGCGTGCTTTCGGGCGTGTGCGCGACATCACGGACGATCGTGGGCGCAGGCTGAAGGAGGCTTCGCCACCGATGCCGGTTCAGATTTCGGGCATCGATGCGCTTCCGGATGCGGGGGACAAGTTCTTTGTGACAGACACGCTCAAGAAGGCCGAGCAGGCAGCCGAGCAGCGTCGCGAGCGTGAGCGGCATGAGCAGTTGGCGCAGCCGAAGGTCACGCTGGATTCGCTGTTCAGTCAGATGGCGGAAGTGGGGCTGAAAGAGATTCTGGTGGTGCTCAAGGCGGATGTGCAGGGCTCGGTGGATGTGATCAGAAACGAGATTGAGAAGATTTCGTCGCCTGAGGTCAAGGTGCGAGTGCTGCATGCAGCGGTTGGCGGGATTACGGAATCGGACGTGATTCTGGCCGAGGCATCGAAGGCGATCATCGTCGGGTTCAACGTGATTCCTTCGGGCAAGGCTCGACGGATGAGCGAAGACAAGGGCGTGGAGATTCGGAGTTATCGCGTGATCTACAACATCACGGATGACATCCGCAAGGCGGCGGAAGGGCTGCTGGCGCCGGATGTGCGCGAGGAAGTGCTTGGGCATGCGGAGGTTCGCCAGGTCTTCAAGATCACGCGAGTGGGCGCGATCGCGGGTTGCTATGTGACGGATGGCACAGTTGAACGCGACGCGATGATCCGTGTGACGCGCAACGACATTGTCGTTGAGCACGATCGGAAACTGGAGCAGCTCAAGCGGTTCAAGGACGATGCGAAGGAGGTTCGCGCCGGGATGGAGTGCGGCATGAAGATCGCGGGATACGACGACATCAAGGCTGGCGACATCATCGAGTGCTACAAGAACGTTGAGGTCAAGCGCACGCTGTGA